One genomic window of Helicobacter canis includes the following:
- a CDS encoding HobA family DNA replication regulator produces MKNTDFRSWLLETMRLEYDKWASDREWLEIDRALFADTMLGALKHIVSGGTLLLATDEHREWFSTYALSRFYYNTINRPLLPIFSLNRLLGADVSLQQDSSRENIINMLDIAYENYMFWYVGRINNPIADLCRSKDYGLFWVMDQGIRGSFPLRANDEFLDYKLMDMLRLFEKALYESILNRLDIE; encoded by the coding sequence ATGAAAAATACAGACTTTCGCTCGTGGCTTTTGGAGACTATGCGGCTTGAGTATGATAAGTGGGCGAGCGATCGGGAGTGGCTAGAGATTGATCGCGCATTATTTGCTGATACAATGCTAGGTGCGCTTAAGCATATTGTAAGCGGTGGGACACTGCTGCTTGCTACTGATGAGCATAGAGAGTGGTTTAGCACCTACGCGCTTTCTCGATTCTACTACAACACCATCAACAGACCGCTGCTACCGATCTTTTCGCTTAATCGCCTGCTTGGCGCAGATGTCTCACTGCAGCAGGATTCTAGTCGAGAAAACATCATCAATATGCTTGATATTGCGTATGAAAATTATATGTTTTGGTATGTCGGGAGGATCAATAACCCTATCGCTGATTTGTGCAGGAGCAAGGACTATGGGCTGTTTTGGGTGATGGATCAGGGCATTAGGGGGTCGTTTCCCTTGCGTGCTAATGATGAGTTTTTGGACTATAAGCTTATGGATATGCTGCGCTTATTTGAAAAGGCTTTGTATGAAAGCATTTTAAACCGCTTAGATATTGAATAG
- a CDS encoding RNA pyrophosphohydrolase — MDSTLYRPNVAAILLHPDYCPKQPSTHLFFLAERIDMQGVWQFPQGGIDADESPESTLMRELEEEIGTSKIEILAEYPEWISYDFPESAITKMRPYIGQRQRYFLAKLLPEATINLAAHTPEFSRYEFVEYDEIFKRVTHFKRGVYHKVFEFFLPIITQAPITRSPRSQGGTDLC; from the coding sequence ATGGATTCTACTCTGTATCGCCCCAATGTCGCTGCGATTTTGCTCCACCCAGACTACTGCCCCAAGCAGCCTAGCACGCACTTGTTTTTCCTAGCGGAGCGCATTGATATGCAAGGCGTGTGGCAATTCCCGCAAGGTGGCATTGATGCTGATGAAAGCCCAGAATCCACCCTTATGCGCGAGCTTGAAGAAGAGATAGGCACAAGCAAAATAGAGATCCTAGCAGAGTATCCAGAGTGGATAAGCTATGACTTCCCAGAATCTGCTATCACCAAAATGCGCCCATATATCGGGCAAAGGCAGCGATATTTCTTAGCTAAGCTCTTGCCAGAAGCTACAATCAATCTAGCAGCCCACACGCCAGAGTTTTCACGCTATGAGTTTGTGGAGTATGATGAGATATTTAAGCGCGTTACACACTTTAAGCGCGGCGTGTATCACAAGGTCTTTGAATTTTTCCTCCCCATAATCACACAAGCACCAATCACGCGATCACCGCGATCACAAGGAGGCACAGATCTATGCTAA
- the folP gene encoding dihydropteroate synthase, whose product MHCTRIAPEFLRSTLESIGADRAGAKIMRKKGEIFLFFLHDLSVPQLHILKQELLSVGGDLATPRDAILSQNPPYNALLIATRSQLERVIAKCRVQPFGLKLLSHTLQAHLDSGHNRDSALRDKAGSLWLASSIDTQVLSPCSPLHNPAFSSQNLESHSGFTETAENKTNPLESTFEKTAQKAQEIQTLQKADSSDTPIFATAKTMDCHATATQCLAMTEKSTASKKVDSSFSAQNAPTLSNSTKDSRIVDEKSGHSRSFFSKSGLCKPRKEIRLGCLSSGDEIPDSSPKAESPKTHKAIMAIINLTPDSFYAPSRHTATRAIESIQELLAQGARLIDIGAASSRPGSPIISAQEEIARLKEVCAYIKAENLNSKARFSIDTYNAKTAAYALESGFTIVNDVRALSDSDMPAVVRDFGADFILMHTKGTPETMASLAHYTHLINEVDEFFSRKLELLESNNVGEVILDIGFGFAKNSAQNLALIQHLAHFKHFGKRLLVGASQKSTIGEIIDAPNPHDRLSGTLSLHLLALQNGADIIRAHHYKEHSDMLKIFRAYAQPSLLPSDL is encoded by the coding sequence ATGCACTGCACTAGGATCGCGCCAGAGTTTTTAAGAAGCACACTAGAATCCATAGGAGCTGATCGCGCTGGGGCGAAGATTATGCGCAAAAAGGGGGAGATTTTTCTCTTTTTTCTGCACGATTTATCCGTGCCACAGCTCCATATCCTAAAGCAAGAGCTGCTAAGTGTAGGAGGCGATCTCGCCACGCCAAGAGATGCGATCCTTAGCCAAAATCCCCCCTACAATGCCCTACTTATCGCCACAAGATCCCAGCTTGAGCGCGTGATCGCTAAGTGTAGAGTCCAGCCATTTGGGCTGAAGTTGCTAAGCCACACTTTACAAGCTCACTTGGATTCTGGGCACAACAGGGATTCGGCTTTGCGCGATAAAGCAGGGAGTTTGTGGCTCGCTTCGTCGATAGACACCCAAGTCTTATCTCCTTGCTCGCCACTGCACAACCCTGCTTTCTCATCGCAAAACCTAGAATCCCACAGCGGTTTTACAGAAACAGCTGAAAATAAAACCAACCCCCTAGAATCCACTTTTGAAAAAACAGCACAAAAAGCACAAGAAATACAAACATTGCAAAAAGCGGATTCTAGTGATACTCCCATTTTTGCTACCGCAAAAACTATGGATTGCCACGCCACTGCTACGCAGTGTCTCGCAATGACAGAAAAAAGCACCGCAAGTAAAAAAGTGGATTCTAGTTTTTCTGCCCAAAACGCCCCAACTCTAAGCAACTCCACAAAGGATTCTAGGATTGTAGATGAGAAATCGGGACACAGCCGCAGTTTCTTTAGTAAATCGGGGCTTTGCAAGCCGCGCAAGGAGATAAGACTTGGGTGTCTATCGAGCGGCGATGAAATCCCCGATTCTAGCCCGAAAGCTGAATCGCCCAAAACGCACAAAGCCATTATGGCGATTATCAACCTAACCCCCGACAGCTTCTACGCCCCATCACGCCACACAGCCACACGCGCCATAGAATCCATACAAGAGCTACTCGCACAAGGTGCTAGGCTCATTGACATCGGCGCGGCAAGCTCTCGCCCGGGCTCCCCTATCATCTCCGCACAAGAAGAAATCGCACGCCTTAAAGAAGTATGCGCCTATATCAAAGCAGAAAATCTAAACAGCAAAGCACGCTTCTCTATCGATACTTACAATGCCAAAACCGCCGCCTACGCGCTAGAATCCGGATTTACCATAGTCAATGATGTCCGCGCACTAAGCGATAGCGATATGCCAGCAGTGGTAAGAGACTTTGGCGCGGATTTTATCCTAATGCACACAAAAGGCACGCCAGAGACTATGGCAAGCCTAGCCCACTATACGCACCTTATTAACGAAGTAGATGAGTTTTTCTCCCGTAAGCTTGAGCTACTAGAATCCAACAATGTGGGCGAGGTGATTTTAGACATCGGCTTTGGCTTTGCCAAAAATAGCGCGCAAAATCTCGCCCTAATCCAGCATTTAGCGCATTTCAAGCACTTTGGCAAAAGGCTGCTTGTAGGAGCTAGTCAAAAAAGCACTATAGGCGAGATCATCGATGCGCCAAATCCACACGACCGCTTAAGTGGGACTTTGAGCCTGCATTTGCTAGCTTTGCAAAATGGCGCAGATATTATCCGCGCTCATCATTATAAAGAGCATAGCGATATGCTAAAGATCTTTCGCGCGTATGCGCAGCCTAGTCTTTTGCCTAGTGATTTGTAA
- a CDS encoding DNA polymerase III subunit delta', with protein MIAEIILVNTIEEEVEHYTSTLNPSDVRVYEESEIQIKHIHDIIAQAHIATDTKTTFIIAGHSFRIEAQNALLKILEEPPAHIQFILISRNKTAFIPTIRSRCLLTDKRVKEPSKPFSLTLSTLSLESIYTYTTALAKDTQDSKIHGRQLVASLLHSVAAEGITLDEKELAMFDSALAQLENYRPKHLVCLNLLLMIYATSHKKRVANALH; from the coding sequence TTGATAGCAGAGATTATCTTGGTCAATACCATAGAAGAAGAAGTAGAGCATTACACCTCGACACTAAATCCTAGCGATGTGCGCGTGTATGAAGAGAGCGAAATCCAGATCAAGCATATCCACGACATCATAGCCCAAGCCCACATAGCCACCGATACTAAAACGACCTTTATCATCGCGGGGCATTCTTTCCGCATAGAAGCCCAAAATGCTCTGCTAAAAATCCTAGAAGAGCCACCAGCTCATATACAATTTATCCTAATCTCGCGCAACAAAACCGCCTTTATCCCCACGATCCGCTCGCGCTGCTTGCTTACTGATAAGCGAGTCAAAGAGCCAAGCAAGCCATTTTCTCTCACACTCTCCACCCTAAGCCTAGAATCCATCTACACCTACACAACCGCGCTGGCAAAAGACACGCAAGATAGCAAGATCCACGGCAGGCAGCTTGTCGCATCACTGCTGCACTCTGTCGCCGCGGAGGGCATTACGCTTGATGAAAAAGAGCTAGCGATGTTTGATAGCGCATTAGCCCAGCTAGAAAACTACCGCCCCAAGCACCTTGTATGCCTAAATCTCTTGCTAATGATTTATGCCACATCTCACAAAAAGAGAGTAGCTAATGCACTGCACTAG
- the proB gene encoding glutamate 5-kinase — MSKHTHSSPRSIECKRLVIKIGSSILTNPLDSSVRESHKACVQVERLNALCAQIARLKQDISDILIVSSGAVASGFSLLGFPSRPKDMIDKQACAAVGQAHLLWHYEQAFSKHSLHIAQILLTKDDLSHPKHYLYASATLTRLLELGTIPIINENDPVLVDELKYIETFGDNDNLAALVASMIGADLLLILSDVDGLYNANPATNPNATRISEVVEISEQITSLAEQSAENSVGTGGMASKLKAAKTAMQAGCNVAIIKGTEADNIAKFFNGEDVGTYFHLPTNAIKKRRFYIGYVAIPRGRLIVDSGAKAALQEGKSLLPKGVLEVIGSFEIGWVVSVCDRAGAEFARGKIRYSSYDCAQIIGRDSKDIATILGQSYGDCLIHRDDMAILE; from the coding sequence ATGAGTAAGCACACGCACTCTAGCCCACGATCCATAGAGTGCAAACGCCTTGTGATAAAAATCGGCAGCTCTATCCTAACAAACCCTCTAGATTCTAGCGTGAGAGAATCGCACAAAGCCTGCGTGCAAGTGGAGCGGCTTAATGCCCTTTGTGCGCAAATTGCACGCCTTAAGCAAGACATTAGCGACATACTCATCGTCTCTTCAGGGGCGGTGGCAAGCGGCTTTAGCCTGCTAGGCTTCCCCAGCCGCCCCAAAGATATGATCGATAAGCAAGCCTGCGCGGCAGTGGGGCAAGCACACTTGCTGTGGCACTATGAGCAAGCCTTTAGCAAGCACTCTTTGCATATCGCCCAGATTCTACTAACCAAAGATGATCTCTCACACCCCAAGCACTATCTCTACGCAAGCGCGACTCTCACGCGCCTGCTAGAGCTAGGGACTATCCCTATCATTAACGAAAATGACCCTGTGCTAGTTGATGAGCTAAAATATATCGAGACCTTTGGGGATAATGACAATCTAGCCGCGCTTGTAGCAAGTATGATTGGCGCAGATTTGCTGCTAATACTCTCTGATGTCGATGGGCTTTATAACGCAAATCCCGCCACCAATCCAAATGCCACGCGCATTAGCGAAGTGGTAGAAATAAGCGAGCAAATCACAAGCCTAGCAGAACAAAGCGCAGAAAATAGTGTCGGCACAGGCGGTATGGCAAGCAAGCTAAAGGCTGCTAAAACAGCTATGCAAGCAGGCTGCAATGTCGCTATCATCAAAGGCACAGAAGCGGATAATATCGCTAAGTTTTTCAATGGCGAAGATGTCGGCACTTACTTTCACTTGCCGACTAATGCGATAAAAAAGCGGCGATTTTATATCGGCTATGTGGCGATCCCTAGGGGCAGGCTTATTGTGGATTCTGGAGCAAAGGCTGCTTTGCAGGAGGGGAAATCACTTTTGCCAAAAGGTGTGCTAGAAGTGATAGGGAGCTTTGAGATAGGATGGGTAGTAAGTGTGTGTGATAGGGCAGGCGCGGAGTTTGCTCGAGGCAAAATACGATATAGCAGCTATGATTGTGCGCAGATCATCGGCAGAGATTCTAAAGATATTGCGACAATTCTAGGGCAGAGCTATGGCGACTGCCTAATCCACCGCGATGATATGGCGATCTTGGAGTAA
- a CDS encoding glutamate-5-semialdehyde dehydrogenase — protein MEYANTLQALQQASKTLAQSSAKMRNHALEALANELEKSRAILQEENAKDLANARANGLSPAMIDRLRLDDSAITSMIQAVKEIRSQPEVLGEIISGGVRPSGISIAQVRIPLGVVCIIYESRPNVTIDTAALCIKSGNAILLKGGKEAHHSNTALLACIHRALDSSSLPKECVQSLGLIAREDLATILQQREFIDVVIPRGGAGLIEFVTTHSKIPVIFHDKGVCHAYIDRSAKKQHTLDICLNAKASRPSACNAIECILIHRDCVGEILPDLVATLLANGVCVRAQQEVLTLLGDKDGLELASANDFGTEFGDKIIALKIIESIEQALEHIDKYGSKHSEIIITQDLEAAELFCGRIDASAVFVNASSRFNDGGELGLGAEMGISTQKLHARGPMGAVHLTTTKYLIHGNGSIRI, from the coding sequence ATGGAGTATGCAAACACGCTACAAGCATTACAGCAAGCAAGTAAGACTCTAGCCCAAAGCAGTGCCAAAATGCGCAACCACGCGCTAGAAGCCCTAGCAAATGAGCTAGAAAAGAGCCGCGCTATTTTGCAAGAAGAAAATGCCAAAGATCTCGCAAATGCGCGTGCAAACGGACTTTCACCAGCGATGATTGATCGCTTAAGGCTTGATGATAGCGCGATTACAAGTATGATCCAAGCCGTTAAAGAGATTAGATCCCAGCCAGAAGTGCTAGGCGAGATTATCAGCGGTGGCGTGCGCCCTAGTGGGATTAGTATCGCGCAAGTTAGAATCCCGCTAGGCGTAGTATGTATCATCTATGAATCCCGCCCAAATGTAACGATTGATACCGCGGCTTTATGTATCAAATCGGGCAATGCGATCTTGCTAAAAGGCGGTAAAGAAGCCCACCACTCAAACACCGCCTTGCTTGCTTGTATCCACCGCGCACTAGATTCTAGCTCCCTCCCAAAAGAATGCGTGCAATCCCTTGGGCTTATTGCTAGAGAAGACTTAGCTACAATCTTGCAGCAGCGCGAGTTTATCGATGTGGTGATCCCGCGCGGTGGAGCTGGGCTAATCGAGTTTGTAACCACCCATAGCAAAATCCCTGTAATTTTCCACGACAAAGGCGTATGCCACGCCTATATTGATCGCTCTGCTAAAAAGCAGCACACACTAGATATATGCCTAAATGCCAAAGCTTCACGCCCAAGTGCTTGCAATGCTATTGAGTGCATTCTAATCCACCGCGATTGTGTGGGGGAGATCTTGCCAGATTTGGTAGCGACACTGCTAGCAAATGGCGTGTGTGTGCGAGCGCAGCAAGAAGTGCTAACACTGCTTGGAGACAAAGATGGGCTAGAGCTTGCTAGTGCAAATGACTTTGGCACAGAGTTTGGAGACAAAATCATCGCGCTAAAAATCATAGAATCCATAGAGCAAGCTTTAGAGCATATCGATAAATACGGCTCTAAACATAGTGAAATCATCATCACGCAGGATTTAGAGGCCGCGGAGCTATTTTGCGGGCGCATTGATGCAAGCGCTGTGTTTGTGAATGCCTCTAGTCGTTTTAATGATGGTGGCGAGCTAGGACTAGGTGCTGAAATGGGAATCTCCACGCAAAAGCTCCACGCACGCGGACCTATGGGAGCCGTGCATTTAACCACGACAAAATACCTTATCCACGGCAATGGCAGCATTAGAATCTAA
- a CDS encoding aspartate kinase — translation MLIVQKYGGTSMGDCERIENVANRVIDALNSYNNPQLVVVVSAMSGQTDMLINYTKYFTPLPKLREVDMALSAGERVSAALLAIALESKGYKAISLSGQMAGILTDSTHTKARILSIDSTYTKSLLDQGYIVVVAGFQGVDSRGEITTLGRGGSDLSAVALAGAMKADLCEIYTDVDGVYTTDPRIEKNAKKIDKISYDEMLELASMGAKVLLNRSVELAKKWGVTLVTRSSFTQKEGTLITAEEDIMEQPIVSGIALDKNQARVSIADVRDRPGIAAEIFGALASGTINVDMIVQTIGRDGKTDIDFTIPQTDVEQTKVVLEPFLVDVESIDYDCDIAKVSIVGVGMKSHSGVASVAFKALANENINIMMISTSEIKVSMVINLKSAETAVRALHNAYELDK, via the coding sequence ATGCTAATTGTCCAAAAGTATGGCGGCACGAGTATGGGGGATTGCGAGCGGATTGAAAATGTCGCAAACCGCGTGATTGACGCGCTAAACTCCTACAATAATCCGCAGCTAGTTGTCGTGGTGAGCGCGATGAGCGGGCAGACAGATATGCTAATCAACTACACCAAATACTTCACGCCCTTGCCAAAATTGCGCGAAGTAGATATGGCTCTAAGTGCAGGAGAGCGCGTAAGCGCAGCTCTGCTTGCCATAGCCCTAGAATCTAAAGGCTACAAGGCTATCTCTCTAAGTGGGCAGATGGCTGGGATACTCACAGATTCTACCCACACAAAAGCGCGGATTCTCTCCATTGACTCCACTTATACAAAATCCCTGCTTGATCAAGGCTATATCGTAGTAGTAGCTGGATTCCAAGGGGTGGATTCTAGGGGCGAGATCACTACTTTAGGGCGAGGTGGCAGCGATCTCTCCGCCGTGGCTCTAGCTGGGGCTATGAAAGCGGATTTATGCGAGATTTACACCGATGTTGATGGCGTTTATACAACCGATCCACGCATAGAGAAGAATGCTAAGAAAATCGACAAAATCAGCTATGATGAAATGCTAGAGCTTGCCTCAATGGGGGCAAAAGTCCTGCTCAATCGCTCTGTCGAGCTAGCAAAAAAATGGGGCGTAACGCTTGTAACGCGCAGCTCTTTTACCCAAAAAGAAGGCACACTTATCACAGCAGAGGAGGATATTATGGAGCAGCCTATTGTAAGTGGAATCGCATTAGACAAAAACCAAGCGCGTGTAAGCATAGCCGATGTGCGCGACCGCCCGGGCATTGCTGCGGAGATTTTTGGCGCATTAGCTAGTGGCACTATCAATGTCGATATGATCGTCCAAACAATCGGTCGCGATGGCAAAACTGACATAGACTTCACGATCCCGCAAACTGATGTCGAGCAAACTAAAGTCGTTTTAGAGCCATTTTTAGTTGATGTAGAATCTATTGATTATGATTGTGATATAGCCAAAGTCTCTATCGTGGGCGTGGGTATGAAATCTCACTCTGGCGTGGCAAGCGTGGCGTTTAAGGCATTGGCAAATGAAAATATCAATATTATGATGATTAGCACAAGTGAGATCAAAGTCTCTATGGTCATCAACCTAAAAAGCGCAGAAACTGCAGTGCGCGCTCTACATAATGCATACGAGCTAGATAAATGA
- a CDS encoding aldehyde dehydrogenase family protein: MSQYENISNVFKPQYENFIGGKWVAPVKGAYSDNKSPINGKTLCKVPLSSEEDIELALDAAHKARQKWGETSPAERSNILLKIADRIEANLEKIAYAETWDNGKAIRETLNADIPLAVDHFRYFAGCIRAQEGSICEIDNDTVAYHFHEPLGVVGQIIPWNFPILMAAWKLAPALAAGNCVVLKPASPTPASILVLFDVIADLLPEGVVNIVNGSGGKIGKALATNPRIAKVAFTGSTGVGRQIMQFATENIIPCTLELGGKSPNIFFEDVFEHEDEYLDKAVEGLVLFAFNQGEVCTCPSRALIHEKIYDKFMEKVLKRVEAIKIGNPLHADTMMGAQVDENQVKTILSYIEAGKQEGAQCLIGGERNNLGGELANGCYIKPTIFKGHNKMKIFQEEIFGPVLAVTTFKDDREALEIANDTIYGLGSAVWTRDINRAYRFGRGIQAGRVWTNCYHAYPAHAAFGGYKQSGIGRETHKMMLEHYQQTKNVLVSYSINKLGFF, encoded by the coding sequence ATGAGTCAATACGAAAACATCAGCAATGTGTTTAAACCGCAGTATGAAAACTTCATTGGCGGCAAATGGGTTGCTCCTGTGAAAGGCGCGTATAGCGACAACAAAAGCCCTATCAATGGCAAGACACTTTGTAAAGTCCCGCTATCAAGCGAGGAGGATATAGAGCTAGCGTTAGATGCCGCGCATAAGGCTAGGCAAAAATGGGGCGAGACAAGTCCAGCAGAGCGATCTAATATCTTGCTAAAAATCGCTGATAGGATTGAGGCAAATTTAGAGAAAATCGCCTATGCAGAGACTTGGGATAACGGCAAGGCTATTCGAGAAACGCTAAATGCTGATATTCCCTTAGCAGTGGATCATTTCCGCTATTTTGCAGGGTGCATTAGAGCGCAAGAAGGTAGTATTTGTGAGATTGATAATGACACAGTGGCATATCATTTTCACGAGCCTTTGGGCGTTGTAGGGCAGATTATCCCTTGGAATTTTCCTATCCTAATGGCAGCGTGGAAGCTAGCTCCAGCCTTAGCAGCAGGAAATTGTGTCGTGCTAAAGCCAGCAAGCCCCACACCAGCGAGCATTTTAGTGCTTTTTGATGTGATTGCGGACTTGCTGCCTGAAGGAGTTGTAAATATCGTCAATGGAAGTGGAGGCAAGATTGGAAAAGCTCTTGCGACTAATCCACGCATCGCCAAAGTTGCATTTACAGGCTCTACGGGTGTTGGACGGCAGATTATGCAGTTTGCCACAGAAAACATTATCCCCTGCACACTAGAGCTTGGTGGTAAATCGCCAAATATTTTCTTTGAAGATGTGTTTGAACACGAAGATGAGTATTTGGATAAAGCCGTTGAGGGCTTGGTGCTATTTGCCTTTAATCAAGGAGAAGTTTGCACCTGCCCAAGTCGCGCCTTAATCCACGAAAAGATTTATGACAAATTTATGGAAAAGGTCTTAAAACGCGTGGAAGCCATAAAAATAGGCAATCCTTTGCACGCTGATACGATGATGGGCGCACAAGTTGATGAAAATCAAGTCAAAACAATCCTTAGCTACATTGAAGCAGGGAAGCAAGAAGGTGCGCAATGTCTCATCGGCGGTGAAAGGAATAACCTAGGAGGCGAGCTAGCAAATGGCTGCTACATTAAGCCTACAATCTTTAAAGGGCACAATAAGATGAAAATCTTCCAAGAAGAAATCTTTGGTCCTGTGCTAGCGGTAACGACCTTTAAAGACGATCGCGAAGCCCTAGAAATCGCTAATGACACGATTTATGGCTTGGGCAGTGCGGTTTGGACAAGGGATATAAATAGAGCCTATCGCTTTGGCAGAGGCATACAGGCAGGGCGTGTATGGACAAATTGCTACCACGCATACCCCGCACACGCAGCCTTTGGTGGATACAAGCAGTCTGGAATCGGTAGAGAAACACACAAGATGATGCTAGAGCATTATCAGCAAACAAAAAATGTGCTAGTGAGCTACTCTATCAACAAACTTGGATTTTTTTAA